One stretch of Candidatus Baltobacteraceae bacterium DNA includes these proteins:
- a CDS encoding acyltransferase, which produces MRSTTDGVHFGPADGIRALAIALVFLDHVGLRSPERSAFVVALSLGSGGLGVAALFVLSGFLLSVPYLRAIIDRDREVPSSLHYAEARFLRIYPLYAFAVITIAIFVVMFERHAIPLNAWDVISHLTFLNDLRSSTVVSVSPVFWTMAVDAGFYIMLPLAAWWAYRETAKHSRQARIAFVVRGLSIVILASIVYRVVAGAVFHPLDSADVVVAIRNIPGMAGLFAVGIIAQVLIRENASRELLRRHAGVVLSVAIAGIAIYFVLQLSMVLVEGIGSSGILAVDDTIAAIGAASILLFLVADSRRPLSQLLSSRTMVVAAALSYGWYLFHPTALDAIQKVGTMVFGPFGTAHPDVLYAGVVLATVLVLLPFCYAIHIGIERPFLRKKNRILSGDGPKIVPTISTAEVSIPSR; this is translated from the coding sequence GTGCGCAGCACTACCGATGGAGTCCACTTCGGCCCCGCGGACGGGATCCGCGCGCTTGCGATTGCGCTCGTCTTTTTGGATCATGTCGGCCTGCGTTCGCCGGAGCGTTCCGCCTTCGTCGTAGCACTTTCGCTCGGAAGCGGAGGACTCGGTGTTGCTGCGCTCTTCGTTTTGAGCGGCTTTCTCCTCTCGGTTCCGTATCTTCGCGCCATCATCGATCGTGACCGCGAGGTGCCGTCGTCCTTACATTACGCCGAGGCGCGCTTCTTGCGCATCTATCCGCTATATGCGTTCGCGGTCATCACGATCGCGATCTTTGTCGTCATGTTCGAACGGCACGCGATTCCGCTCAATGCTTGGGACGTTATTTCGCATCTGACGTTCTTGAACGATCTGCGTTCATCGACCGTCGTTTCGGTTTCGCCGGTCTTCTGGACAATGGCGGTTGACGCCGGTTTCTACATCATGCTTCCGCTAGCGGCGTGGTGGGCGTATCGCGAGACCGCAAAACATTCGCGCCAGGCGCGGATCGCGTTCGTCGTCCGCGGGCTCAGCATCGTCATTCTCGCGAGCATTGTGTATCGCGTCGTAGCCGGCGCGGTTTTTCATCCTTTGGATTCAGCCGACGTCGTCGTCGCAATTCGCAACATCCCCGGAATGGCCGGGTTGTTTGCCGTCGGCATCATCGCGCAGGTCCTCATCCGCGAAAACGCGTCGCGCGAGCTCCTGCGGCGGCACGCCGGCGTCGTGCTCAGTGTAGCGATTGCCGGAATCGCAATCTATTTCGTCCTGCAGCTCTCCATGGTGCTCGTTGAAGGGATCGGCTCCTCGGGCATACTCGCCGTCGACGACACGATCGCCGCGATCGGGGCTGCGAGCATTCTGCTCTTCCTGGTTGCGGATTCGCGCCGCCCGCTTTCGCAGCTGCTATCGTCGCGTACGATGGTGGTCGCGGCGGCGCTCTCGTACGGATGGTATTTGTTCCATCCGACCGCGCTCGATGCGATCCAGAAGGTCGGCACGATGGTCTTCGGTCCGTTCGGCACCGCGCATCCCGACGTGTTGTACGCCGGCGTCGTGCTCGCTACGGTGCTGGTCTTACTGCCGTTTTGTTATGCGATCCACATCGGGATCGAGCGGCCCTTCTTGCGGAAGAAGAACCGGATTCTCTCCGGTGACGGGCCGAAAATCGTCCCGACGATCTCAACTGCCGAGGTTTCGATACCTTCCCGGTGA
- a CDS encoding AraC family transcriptional regulator, with protein sequence MPIRWSALCVLYRYEPSLHTSRRVDDKTFSAPMVGQTLSGSWEFHGKRGGATVDSQTLVAGTTGLHFGCKHEKNASNPGHIACLRPGALDPEEPMFDDQVINRLRVPDLSRCLTIDSTDEFDSFIFEVFGHVSRASLDGDRSPQRSLRIQRAKRFIEQHAFEDIALGDIAASINVSPFTCLRQFKALTGVTPHSYLSRLRLTRAQQLLKDHRLTIGEIGSRVGIRDRFYFTRWFSREVGISPGRYRNLGS encoded by the coding sequence GTGCCAATCCGCTGGTCGGCGCTGTGTGTGCTCTACCGGTACGAGCCGTCCTTGCACACGTCGCGGCGCGTCGACGACAAGACGTTCAGCGCGCCGATGGTCGGACAAACACTCAGCGGCTCGTGGGAATTCCACGGCAAGCGGGGCGGCGCGACGGTAGATTCTCAAACGCTCGTCGCCGGTACGACCGGGCTTCACTTCGGTTGCAAGCACGAGAAGAATGCGTCCAATCCGGGTCACATCGCGTGTCTGCGACCCGGCGCACTCGATCCGGAAGAACCGATGTTTGACGACCAGGTGATCAATCGGTTGCGCGTGCCGGATCTTTCGCGTTGCTTGACGATCGATTCGACGGACGAATTCGACTCGTTCATCTTTGAAGTCTTCGGTCACGTCTCGCGTGCTTCGCTCGACGGCGACCGCTCGCCTCAGCGATCTTTGCGCATTCAGCGCGCCAAGCGTTTCATCGAACAGCACGCCTTCGAGGACATCGCGCTCGGTGACATTGCGGCCAGTATCAACGTATCGCCCTTCACATGCTTGCGTCAGTTCAAAGCCTTGACCGGCGTAACGCCGCACAGCTACCTGAGCCGGTTGCGCCTCACTCGCGCACAGCAATTGCTTAAAGACCACCGCTTGACGATTGGAGAAATCGGATCGCGCGTCGGAATACGCGATCGGTTCTATTTCACGCGCTGGTTCTCGAGAGAAGTCGGGATCTCACCGGGAAGGTATCGAAACCTCGGCAGTTGA
- a CDS encoding YkgJ family cysteine cluster protein, with amino-acid sequence MNPEVAALYARIPKIECRQKCQDFCGAIIQLGAFTEAERPEIEHVAHAAQVDRAPDASPLACSALDRNGRCTIYAERPAICRFFGVVEGMTCPHGCEPERLLSHAEMSEILNALAAIAGPGRFAAAKKTLASATREDLIKHISESLLRGSDL; translated from the coding sequence TTGAATCCTGAAGTGGCGGCGCTCTACGCGCGCATTCCGAAGATCGAGTGCCGGCAGAAATGTCAGGATTTTTGCGGCGCGATCATTCAGCTCGGTGCGTTTACGGAAGCGGAACGGCCGGAGATCGAACACGTGGCTCACGCTGCACAGGTCGATCGTGCACCGGACGCGTCGCCGCTCGCGTGCAGCGCGCTCGACCGCAATGGCCGATGCACGATCTACGCGGAGCGGCCGGCGATTTGCCGGTTTTTCGGAGTCGTCGAAGGCATGACGTGTCCGCATGGATGCGAACCCGAGCGATTACTTTCGCACGCTGAAATGAGTGAGATTCTGAACGCTTTGGCTGCGATTGCGGGACCCGGTCGATTTGCGGCAGCGAAAAAAACCTTGGCAAGCGCCACTCGGGAAGATCTGATCAAGCACATATCGGAGTCGCTGTTACGCGGCTCTGACCTTTAG